The following coding sequences are from one Arthrobacter sp. PvP023 window:
- a CDS encoding YegP family protein, producing MSGHFELIDAPDGGYRFRLMGKAGELVAISVKFPTKRAAAEGISLIREIAGTGLIRDLSNRRRIEPSHRIRPSQPAPVHSGAPLLRTRAAHNLHADHGHPQLTSATRR from the coding sequence ATGTCCGGACACTTCGAATTAATTGACGCACCCGACGGCGGGTACAGGTTCAGGCTTATGGGCAAGGCCGGGGAACTGGTGGCGATTTCCGTAAAGTTCCCTACCAAACGGGCTGCAGCGGAGGGGATCTCACTAATTCGTGAAATTGCCGGGACCGGCCTGATCCGCGATCTGAGCAACAGGCGGCGGATCGAACCGTCCCACCGGATCAGGCCCTCGCAGCCGGCACCGGTCCACAGCGGCGCCCCGTTGCTCCGCACGCGCGCCGCCCATAACCTGCACGCTGATCACGGGCATCCGCAACTCACGTCGGCAACCCGCCGGTAG
- a CDS encoding multidrug efflux SMR transporter: MMWLLLAGAILTEVTATLFLRVASTGKRRWYLPVGVGYFLAFTLLTLTLDQGLSLGVTYGTWAAAGVALTALGSRAFFKERITPVMMLGLGLIIGGVLLIELGAAH; encoded by the coding sequence ATGATGTGGCTTCTGCTGGCCGGAGCCATCCTTACCGAGGTGACCGCCACCTTGTTTCTGCGTGTCGCGTCGACTGGCAAGCGGCGCTGGTACTTGCCGGTCGGCGTCGGGTACTTCCTGGCGTTCACCCTCCTCACCCTGACCCTGGACCAGGGACTGAGCCTGGGGGTTACGTACGGCACCTGGGCAGCTGCCGGCGTCGCACTGACCGCTTTGGGAAGCCGTGCCTTCTTCAAGGAGAGGATTACCCCCGTCATGATGCTGGGGCTCGGCCTCATCATCGGCGGCGTCCTGCTCATTGAACTGGGCGCCGCCCACTGA
- a CDS encoding multidrug efflux SMR transporter, protein MKWILLAGAILSEVTASLSLKAALENPAFFVVVVIGYTASFGFLAGVLRKGLGLGVAYGIWAALGVTLTVLLAAIIFGETLTPMMLIGVAMVIGGVLCVELGSHKEPAQEPAHEMARS, encoded by the coding sequence ATGAAGTGGATTCTTCTCGCCGGCGCGATCCTGAGTGAGGTGACCGCATCCCTTTCCTTGAAAGCGGCCCTGGAAAATCCTGCCTTCTTCGTGGTGGTTGTTATTGGATACACCGCTTCCTTCGGCTTCCTCGCCGGGGTCCTCCGCAAAGGCCTTGGCCTGGGCGTCGCCTACGGCATCTGGGCTGCACTGGGAGTAACACTCACCGTGCTACTGGCCGCCATCATCTTCGGCGAAACACTGACCCCGATGATGCTGATCGGAGTCGCCATGGTCATCGGCGGGGTGCTGTGTGTTGAACTCGGGTCGCACAAGGAGCCGGCACAAGAACCGGCACACGAGATGGCCCGCTCATGA
- a CDS encoding isochorismatase family protein: protein MTSPRRALILIDVQQQYFGGPLEIQYPPHQESLPTIARAVDAATAAGIPIAVIQHSAGVGAPVFAPGTPEFDVHPEIERRKTAAWKSVVKQYGSVYADTDLADWLRQHDVDTVTLVGYMTNNCVLASAVEAEFLGFTTEVLSDATGAINLANDAGFADAKTVHTTLLTLLNSNWAAVADTAAWAEALGSRQPLTRSDLGSSAVAGAELVPQV, encoded by the coding sequence ATGACCAGCCCCCGCCGCGCCCTCATCCTCATCGACGTGCAGCAGCAGTACTTCGGCGGCCCGCTCGAGATCCAGTACCCGCCACACCAAGAATCCCTGCCCACGATTGCGAGGGCAGTGGACGCTGCCACGGCCGCCGGCATTCCCATCGCCGTGATTCAGCACTCCGCCGGTGTTGGTGCGCCGGTCTTTGCGCCCGGCACACCGGAGTTCGACGTGCACCCGGAAATTGAACGCCGCAAGACCGCCGCATGGAAGTCAGTGGTCAAGCAGTACGGGTCCGTGTACGCCGACACGGACCTCGCCGACTGGCTGCGCCAGCACGACGTCGACACAGTCACCCTGGTGGGCTACATGACCAACAACTGCGTGCTCGCCTCAGCCGTGGAGGCAGAGTTCCTCGGCTTCACCACCGAGGTCCTCTCAGACGCCACCGGCGCCATCAACCTCGCCAACGACGCAGGCTTCGCTGACGCCAAGACGGTCCACACGACACTTCTGACGTTGCTGAACTCCAACTGGGCAGCGGTGGCGGATACTGCTGCGTGGGCCGAGGCGCTGGGCAGCCGGCAGCCTCTGACGAGGAGTGACCTCGGCAGCTCCGCGGTGGCCGGCGCCGAACTGGTCCCCCAGGTATAA
- a CDS encoding GlxA family transcriptional regulator yields the protein MRIAVYAFDGATMFHLAVPQMVFDEVARQGLAGWETVLFSDRAGEITTAEGYRLGEVRGPEAAEEADIVVVPSWFDDGRILSDSLRQVLLGAHARSVPVLGLCLGAIPVADAGLLAGRRAVTHWQAFDSLAVRHPNVPLDQSVLYIDHGDVLTSAGTASALDACLHVVRTRLGAEAANKVARSLVIAPHREGGQAQYIDRPVPERSTDDPISRLLEWALARLGEPLTVDLLVAQAHLSRRTFVRAFRAATGTTPAAWIRARRLDAARRLLETTDLSIDQISADCGFGNAVTLRQNFAAAFSTTPTEYRRRFDTRPERVF from the coding sequence ATGAGGATCGCGGTGTACGCCTTCGACGGGGCAACCATGTTTCACCTTGCCGTTCCGCAGATGGTTTTTGACGAGGTAGCCCGCCAGGGCCTTGCCGGGTGGGAGACGGTTCTTTTTTCTGACCGGGCGGGCGAGATCACAACCGCTGAGGGCTACCGGCTGGGCGAGGTGAGGGGTCCCGAGGCCGCGGAAGAGGCGGACATCGTGGTGGTGCCGTCGTGGTTCGACGACGGGCGCATCCTGAGCGATTCGCTGCGGCAGGTGCTCCTCGGCGCGCACGCCCGGAGCGTGCCGGTCCTGGGACTGTGCCTTGGTGCGATCCCTGTGGCAGACGCGGGGCTGCTCGCGGGGCGCCGGGCTGTCACGCACTGGCAGGCATTTGATTCCCTGGCGGTGCGGCACCCCAATGTCCCGCTGGACCAGTCGGTGCTCTATATAGACCACGGAGACGTCCTGACCTCGGCCGGAACCGCTTCTGCGTTGGATGCCTGCCTGCACGTGGTGCGCACACGGCTCGGAGCGGAAGCAGCGAACAAAGTGGCGCGAAGCCTGGTCATCGCTCCGCACCGTGAAGGCGGCCAGGCGCAGTACATCGATCGCCCGGTGCCGGAACGCTCCACGGACGACCCGATCTCGCGCCTGCTGGAATGGGCTCTGGCACGCCTGGGTGAGCCGCTCACCGTCGACCTGCTGGTGGCGCAGGCGCACCTGAGCCGCAGGACTTTTGTCCGCGCCTTCCGGGCAGCAACAGGAACGACGCCGGCCGCCTGGATCCGCGCCCGCCGCCTTGACGCAGCCCGGAGGCTGCTCGAGACCACGGACCTGTCGATAGACCAGATCTCCGCCGACTGCGGATTCGGCAACGCGGTCACCCTGCGCCAAAACTTCGCCGCCGCCTTTTCCACGACGCCCACGGAATACCGGCGGCGGTTTGATACGCGGCCTGAAAGAGTTTTCTAG
- a CDS encoding EamA family transporter, giving the protein MLSKRSAVLALTALAPMAWGTTYIVTSEFLPDGRPLLSAILRALPAGLVLLLLTRRLPQGAWWWKSAVLGTLNIGAFFALLFVAAYLLPGGLAAAVGAVQPLIVAFLASRFLSERLTLAVVAAGAAGILGVALLVVQSQAQPDPVGVLAALGGAASMALGIVLSKKWGQPDAPLAVTSWQLVAGGIVLVPLLLLVEGLPDEGFSLENVAGFAYLSLVGTAFAYTVWYRGIQMLPAGSLSFLGLLSPVVAVLVGWAALGQSLAVGQILGGVIVLASLGIVLFGHRPANTETGVRPLLKSGTRQLLRRH; this is encoded by the coding sequence GTGCTTAGCAAAAGATCAGCTGTTCTTGCCCTTACCGCCCTCGCCCCGATGGCATGGGGTACCACCTACATCGTCACCAGCGAATTTCTACCAGACGGAAGACCACTCCTCAGTGCTATCCTGCGAGCCCTGCCCGCAGGTCTGGTCCTGCTACTGCTGACCCGGCGCCTGCCGCAAGGAGCCTGGTGGTGGAAGTCGGCCGTGCTGGGCACCCTCAATATCGGTGCGTTCTTTGCTCTGCTGTTCGTCGCCGCCTATCTGCTCCCGGGGGGCCTGGCTGCCGCTGTCGGAGCAGTCCAGCCGCTGATCGTCGCTTTCCTGGCCAGCCGCTTCCTCAGCGAACGGCTGACTCTTGCGGTAGTGGCGGCCGGAGCGGCGGGCATCCTCGGCGTCGCCCTGCTCGTCGTTCAGTCGCAGGCGCAGCCGGACCCGGTTGGCGTGCTCGCCGCCCTGGGTGGAGCCGCTTCGATGGCGCTGGGTATTGTGCTGAGCAAGAAGTGGGGCCAGCCCGATGCGCCACTGGCCGTAACTTCCTGGCAGCTGGTGGCCGGCGGTATCGTACTGGTCCCGCTCCTGCTGCTGGTTGAGGGTTTGCCGGATGAGGGATTCAGCCTGGAAAATGTGGCAGGCTTTGCCTACCTGTCGCTGGTGGGCACGGCTTTTGCCTACACCGTCTGGTACCGCGGAATACAGATGCTGCCGGCCGGGTCCTTGTCATTCCTGGGCCTGCTGAGCCCCGTGGTTGCCGTCCTGGTGGGCTGGGCAGCCCTGGGGCAATCCCTTGCAGTTGGGCAGATACTGGGTGGCGTCATCGTCCTCGCCTCGCTGGGTATTGTCCTGTTTGGACATCGGCCCGCGAATACAGAAACGGGCGTCAGGCCACTTCTGAAATCCGGAACCCGGCAGCTGCTGCGCAGGCACTAG
- a CDS encoding MarR family winged helix-turn-helix transcriptional regulator, giving the protein MRDGVDLILDQWRRERPDLDASPMAVLGRLARTAKAVESTLQMTFARHGLDGGSFDVLATLLRSGEPHELSPLELTQAAMVTSSATAQRLNKLVERGLVSRKKDHIDLRSTRVQLTAEGKKVIEGALPDHLRTQEALLQGLDAGEQAQFIGLLQRVELNTHGFEAGQS; this is encoded by the coding sequence ATGAGAGATGGCGTGGATCTGATTCTTGACCAATGGCGGCGCGAGCGGCCTGACCTGGATGCTTCTCCCATGGCCGTTTTGGGGAGGCTGGCCAGGACAGCGAAAGCTGTGGAATCCACTCTCCAAATGACGTTCGCCCGGCATGGCTTGGACGGCGGCTCCTTCGATGTGCTGGCAACGTTGCTGCGGTCCGGTGAACCCCATGAACTTTCGCCCCTTGAGCTGACACAAGCGGCCATGGTTACTTCCAGCGCAACCGCCCAGCGGCTGAACAAGCTCGTGGAGCGGGGGCTGGTGTCAAGGAAGAAGGATCATATCGACTTGCGGTCTACCCGTGTGCAATTGACTGCGGAGGGAAAGAAGGTGATCGAGGGCGCGCTGCCCGATCACCTTAGGACGCAGGAGGCGTTGCTGCAGGGGCTGGATGCGGGGGAGCAGGCCCAGTTTATCGGGCTCCTCCAGCGGGTGGAGCTGAACACCCATGGGTTTGAAGCAGGGCAGTCATAA
- a CDS encoding VOC family protein codes for MRLTHIELPSTNLRAAAEYYRDVLGLPVHESSDCVRVGVGTTQLEFVRGPVKAGANHLAITIPSNQFADAKRWLSARTEILSLDGRDEFPLGEPWSSESIYFRGPDGIVLELIARHKLDNRSSSGFSAASLLSVSEVGLAVPDVGHAMQDIEETFGIRSFAGDAESFHAVGDHSGLLILVAAGRRWFPTSDAASAFGHIGIEMDGTSRPGTMESAAGWKLMSRSDPGS; via the coding sequence ATGCGCCTTACTCATATCGAGTTGCCGTCCACTAACCTTCGTGCGGCCGCTGAGTACTACAGGGACGTCCTTGGGCTCCCCGTCCACGAATCCAGCGACTGCGTGAGGGTCGGTGTCGGTACCACCCAGCTTGAGTTCGTCAGGGGGCCGGTCAAGGCCGGGGCAAATCACCTGGCAATCACCATCCCCAGCAACCAGTTCGCCGATGCCAAACGGTGGCTGTCCGCAAGGACTGAAATCCTTAGCCTCGACGGCCGGGATGAGTTCCCGCTGGGAGAGCCATGGAGTTCAGAATCGATCTATTTCAGGGGCCCTGACGGGATCGTTCTGGAGCTGATTGCGCGCCACAAGCTGGACAACCGCTCCTCGAGCGGATTCAGTGCCGCGAGCCTGCTCAGCGTCAGCGAAGTTGGGCTGGCTGTACCGGATGTCGGCCATGCAATGCAGGACATTGAGGAAACTTTTGGTATCCGGTCATTCGCCGGGGATGCAGAATCTTTTCACGCAGTGGGAGACCACAGCGGGCTCCTCATCCTTGTTGCCGCGGGCCGTCGATGGTTCCCCACAAGCGACGCTGCGTCCGCCTTCGGACACATCGGCATCGAAATGGACGGTACGTCCCGTCCCGGAACCATGGAGTCTGCCGCCGGCTGGAAACTGATGTCGCGGAGCGACCCAGGCTCGTAG
- a CDS encoding ABC transporter ATP-binding protein, whose protein sequence is MLWKLLVEYLRPQRRLLLAVVIFQLAQSIASLYLPTLNADIIDEGVAKGDTGYILRVGSLMLFITMLQIACAVVAVYFGAKAAMALGRDLRGAIFTRVGEFSEQEVTRFGAPSLITRSTNDVQQVQQLVLMSATLMVAAPMLSIGGVIMAVRQDAQLSWLIAVSVPVLLIAVGLIITRMVPLFRKMQVRIDTVNRVLREQLTGIRVVRAFVREDIETARFAQANEDVTDTALRAGRLMALAFPTVMLVLNVSSVAVIWFGSFRIEDGSMQVGTLIAFLSYLLQILMSVMMATFMAVMIPRAAVSADRIGEVLTTESSVRPPEHPVAAAAGRGGMGSGELEMHDVGFAYPGAEQPVLSGISFTALSGQTTAIIGSTGSGKTTLVNLLPRLFDATSGSVKFDGVDVRELQPDQLWGHIGLVPQRPYLFSGTVRSNLLYGKPDATEDELWRALSTAQAQEFVREMEGGLDAPISQGGTNVSGGQRQRIAIARALVKRPELYIFDDSFSSLDTATDARLRQALKHDTSGATLVIIAQRVSSIADADQILVLDDGRIVGHGTHDELLETSETYREIVSSQLAAEEAV, encoded by the coding sequence TTGCTGTGGAAACTGCTTGTTGAATACCTGCGGCCGCAGCGGCGGCTGCTGCTCGCCGTCGTGATTTTCCAGCTGGCGCAGTCCATCGCGTCCCTGTACCTGCCCACGCTCAATGCGGACATCATCGATGAGGGCGTGGCCAAGGGGGACACCGGCTACATCCTGCGGGTGGGCAGCCTCATGCTGTTCATCACCATGCTGCAGATCGCGTGCGCGGTGGTGGCCGTGTACTTCGGGGCGAAGGCAGCCATGGCCCTGGGCCGTGACCTGCGCGGGGCCATCTTCACCCGGGTGGGGGAGTTCTCCGAGCAGGAGGTCACCCGGTTCGGGGCGCCGAGCCTGATCACCCGCTCCACGAACGACGTCCAGCAGGTCCAGCAGCTGGTGCTGATGTCCGCCACGCTGATGGTGGCCGCGCCCATGCTCAGCATCGGCGGGGTGATCATGGCGGTCCGGCAGGATGCACAGCTGTCCTGGCTGATCGCCGTCAGCGTCCCGGTGCTGCTGATCGCCGTCGGGCTCATCATTACCCGGATGGTGCCGCTGTTCCGCAAGATGCAGGTGCGGATCGACACAGTGAACCGGGTGCTGCGCGAGCAGCTCACCGGCATCCGGGTGGTGCGGGCGTTCGTGCGCGAGGACATCGAAACCGCCCGGTTCGCGCAGGCCAACGAGGACGTCACGGACACCGCGCTCCGGGCCGGCCGGCTGATGGCGCTCGCGTTTCCCACCGTGATGCTGGTGCTTAACGTCTCCAGCGTGGCGGTGATCTGGTTCGGCTCGTTCCGGATCGAGGACGGCTCCATGCAGGTGGGCACGCTGATCGCGTTCCTCAGCTATCTGCTGCAGATCCTGATGTCCGTCATGATGGCCACGTTCATGGCGGTGATGATCCCGCGTGCGGCGGTCTCGGCGGACCGGATCGGTGAGGTGCTGACCACGGAGTCGAGTGTGCGGCCGCCGGAGCATCCGGTTGCCGCTGCCGCCGGCCGGGGCGGCATGGGCAGCGGCGAGCTGGAAATGCACGACGTCGGGTTCGCCTACCCGGGTGCCGAGCAGCCGGTTTTGTCCGGCATCAGTTTTACTGCCCTGTCGGGGCAGACGACGGCGATCATCGGCAGCACCGGGTCCGGCAAGACCACCCTGGTGAACCTGCTGCCGCGGCTTTTCGATGCGACCAGCGGTTCGGTGAAGTTCGACGGCGTGGACGTCCGCGAGCTGCAGCCGGACCAGCTGTGGGGGCACATCGGGCTGGTGCCGCAGCGGCCGTACCTGTTCTCCGGCACGGTGCGCAGCAACCTGTTGTACGGCAAGCCCGACGCCACCGAGGATGAGTTGTGGCGGGCGCTGTCCACCGCGCAGGCGCAGGAGTTCGTCCGGGAGATGGAGGGCGGGCTGGATGCGCCCATTTCGCAGGGCGGCACCAACGTCTCGGGCGGGCAGCGGCAGCGGATCGCGATTGCCCGGGCGCTGGTGAAGCGGCCCGAGCTCTACATTTTTGACGACTCGTTCTCCTCGCTGGACACCGCCACGGACGCCCGGCTGAGGCAGGCGCTCAAGCACGACACCTCCGGCGCCACCCTGGTGATCATCGCCCAGCGGGTGTCCAGCATCGCGGACGCGGACCAGATCCTGGTGCTCGACGACGGCAGGATCGTGGGCCACGGAACGCACGATGAGCTGCTGGAAACGTCGGAGACGTATCGCGAGATTGTGTCCTCGCAGCTGGCAGCGGAGGAGGCGGTATGA
- a CDS encoding ABC transporter ATP-binding protein — protein sequence MSTTGRPAGGAPGGTAAVERIPRPRGGPGHGGPFAGMNVPAEKAMNFWPSAKRLLGTLRPERLWLVLVIVLSVAAVALSVIGPRLLGEGTNLIFAGVVSKQLPAGVSKAQLIAQLRAAGENQKADMLSAMALTPGQGIDFTALANVLLWALVLYVLASAFMWIQAYILNGVVQRTVYRLRERIEAKINRLPLRYFDSIQRGELLSRVTNDVDNISQSLQQSISQAVTSLLTVLGVLVMMFLLSPTLALIALVTIPLTLVTTTMIAKRSQKLFVAQWKHTGELNGQIEETYTGHALVKVFGRQQEVGERFRQKNAELYEASFGAQFISGLIMPAMTFIGNLVYVGIAVVGGLQVASGAMQLGDVQAFIQYSRQFTQPLAQLGSMANLLQSGVASAERVFELLDEEEQSPEAAGSAPDGGRGRLVFENVSFSYSPDKPLISDLSLVAEPGQTVAIVGPTGAGKTTLVNLMMRFYEIDAGRITLDGVDITSVSRRELRSRMGMVLQDTWLFGGTIRDNIAYGRPDATEEEILEAATATYVDRFVHSLPEGYDTVLEDEGGNVSAGEKQLLTIARAFLARPSVLILDEATSSVDTRTEVLVQKAMRALRSDRTSFVIAHRLSTIRDADLILVMETGQIVEQGTHASLLAAGGAYARLYEAQFAAPVAEV from the coding sequence ATGAGCACCACAGGCAGGCCGGCAGGCGGGGCACCCGGCGGGACTGCCGCCGTCGAACGCATCCCCAGGCCGCGCGGCGGCCCCGGGCACGGCGGACCGTTCGCCGGGATGAACGTCCCCGCCGAAAAGGCGATGAACTTCTGGCCGTCCGCCAAGCGGCTGCTGGGCACGCTGCGGCCGGAGCGGCTGTGGCTGGTGCTGGTGATTGTGCTGAGCGTGGCCGCGGTGGCGCTGTCCGTGATCGGGCCGCGGCTGCTGGGCGAGGGCACCAACCTCATCTTCGCCGGCGTCGTATCCAAGCAGCTCCCTGCGGGGGTGAGCAAGGCGCAGCTGATCGCGCAGCTGCGGGCCGCGGGGGAGAACCAGAAGGCGGACATGCTCAGTGCCATGGCGCTGACGCCCGGGCAGGGGATCGACTTCACCGCGCTGGCCAACGTGCTGCTGTGGGCGCTGGTGCTGTATGTGCTGGCGTCCGCGTTCATGTGGATCCAGGCGTACATACTCAACGGCGTGGTGCAGCGGACCGTGTACCGGCTGCGCGAGCGGATCGAGGCGAAGATCAACCGGCTGCCGCTGCGGTATTTCGATTCGATCCAGCGCGGTGAGCTGCTCAGCCGGGTGACGAACGACGTCGACAATATTTCCCAGAGCCTGCAGCAGTCCATCAGCCAGGCGGTCACTTCGCTGCTGACCGTGCTGGGCGTGCTGGTGATGATGTTCCTGCTCAGCCCCACGCTGGCGCTGATTGCGCTGGTGACCATTCCGCTGACGCTGGTGACGACCACGATGATCGCCAAGCGCTCGCAGAAGCTGTTCGTGGCGCAGTGGAAGCACACCGGCGAGCTGAACGGGCAGATCGAGGAGACGTACACCGGGCATGCGCTGGTGAAGGTGTTCGGCCGGCAGCAGGAGGTGGGGGAGCGGTTCCGGCAGAAGAACGCGGAGCTGTATGAGGCGAGCTTCGGCGCGCAGTTCATCTCCGGCCTGATCATGCCGGCCATGACGTTCATCGGGAACCTGGTGTACGTGGGGATCGCCGTGGTGGGCGGCCTGCAGGTGGCGTCCGGCGCGATGCAGCTGGGCGACGTGCAGGCGTTCATCCAGTACTCGCGGCAGTTCACCCAGCCGCTGGCCCAGCTGGGGTCCATGGCCAACCTGCTGCAGTCCGGGGTGGCGTCGGCGGAGCGGGTGTTCGAGCTGCTGGATGAGGAGGAGCAGTCGCCTGAGGCTGCTGGTTCTGCGCCCGACGGCGGGCGGGGGCGGCTGGTGTTCGAGAACGTCTCGTTCTCCTATTCGCCGGACAAGCCGCTGATCTCGGACCTTTCGTTGGTGGCTGAGCCGGGGCAGACGGTGGCGATTGTCGGCCCCACGGGGGCCGGGAAGACGACGCTGGTGAACCTGATGATGCGGTTCTATGAGATTGATGCGGGGCGGATAACGCTCGACGGCGTGGACATCACCTCTGTCTCCCGGCGCGAGCTGCGCTCACGGATGGGCATGGTGCTGCAGGATACGTGGCTGTTCGGCGGGACCATCCGGGACAACATTGCGTACGGGCGGCCTGACGCTACTGAGGAGGAGATCCTGGAGGCGGCGACGGCGACGTATGTGGACCGGTTCGTGCACTCCCTGCCGGAGGGCTACGACACCGTGCTGGAGGACGAAGGCGGCAACGTGTCGGCAGGCGAGAAGCAGCTGCTGACGATTGCGCGGGCGTTCCTGGCCCGGCCGTCGGTGCTGATCCTGGACGAGGCGACTTCTTCCGTGGATACGCGGACCGAGGTCTTGGTGCAGAAGGCGATGCGCGCGCTGCGCTCCGACCGGACGTCCTTTGTCATTGCGCACCGCCTGTCCACCATCCGCGACGCCGACCTCATCCTGGTGATGGAGACCGGCCAGATCGTGGAGCAGGGGACGCATGCTTCACTGTTGGCTGCCGGCGGGGCCTATGCCCGGCTGTATGAGGCGCAGTTCGCTGCCCCCGTGGCCGAGGTTTGA
- a CDS encoding D-arabinono-1,4-lactone oxidase translates to MSTQTSNGAFTMTTNVSRPASLAGASTPSAPFGTDVTWTNWGGNQSATPAFTVRPVNEQEALDAVRFAIREGLPVRAVGSGHSSSPLVQTGGVLMDMSGLSAITGTDRVGRRARALAGTTINAFGDALWDKGLALSNQGDIDKQQIAGALATSTHGSGKDLGSFSSKLRWVKLINGYGEIVEIGEGQLRELRAAQVALGTLGIFLEVELAVEDRYYLQEEITYPTWAETAETWQSDIDSNRHYSFLWCPEDDSCELLDLPGSPDYRMGGRSYTKKYNIVDVQDERQISGVEGARRDRSYRIYPGGFTTQFHELEYFVRSEDGLAAVEAIQDLIRSRYREQKYPVEVRWVKADDAYMSQFQGRDSTVITLTTQPGTDYWQFFRDADAVLQEFEPRAHWGKIHFMTRTRLERLYPELDTFMQVRREFDPRGMFLNDHTRALVG, encoded by the coding sequence ATGAGCACCCAGACAAGCAATGGAGCTTTCACCATGACCACCAACGTCTCCCGTCCCGCCTCCTTGGCAGGTGCCTCCACGCCCTCCGCCCCCTTCGGCACGGACGTCACCTGGACCAACTGGGGCGGGAACCAAAGCGCCACGCCGGCGTTTACGGTCCGGCCCGTGAATGAACAGGAAGCGCTCGACGCCGTCCGCTTCGCCATCCGCGAAGGCCTGCCTGTGCGGGCGGTCGGCTCAGGACATTCGTCTTCACCCCTGGTTCAAACCGGCGGCGTCCTGATGGACATGTCCGGCCTCTCCGCCATCACCGGCACCGACCGGGTGGGGCGCCGCGCCCGGGCCTTGGCCGGTACCACCATCAACGCCTTTGGGGACGCGTTGTGGGACAAGGGACTGGCGCTCAGCAATCAGGGCGACATCGACAAGCAGCAGATCGCAGGTGCCCTGGCCACCAGCACCCACGGGTCCGGCAAAGACCTTGGCAGCTTCTCCTCCAAGCTGCGCTGGGTGAAGCTCATCAACGGCTACGGCGAAATCGTGGAGATTGGCGAGGGCCAGCTCCGCGAACTTCGCGCCGCGCAGGTAGCCCTGGGCACGTTGGGAATCTTCTTGGAAGTCGAGTTGGCGGTCGAAGACAGGTACTACCTGCAGGAAGAGATCACCTACCCCACCTGGGCGGAAACTGCGGAAACGTGGCAGTCCGACATCGATTCCAACAGGCATTACTCCTTTCTCTGGTGCCCCGAAGACGACTCGTGCGAGCTTCTGGACCTGCCGGGTTCGCCGGATTACCGGATGGGCGGCCGGAGCTACACCAAGAAGTACAACATCGTGGACGTCCAGGACGAACGCCAGATCTCAGGCGTTGAAGGTGCCCGGCGGGACCGTTCGTACCGGATCTATCCCGGCGGCTTCACCACGCAGTTCCATGAACTGGAGTACTTCGTCCGCAGTGAGGACGGTTTGGCCGCCGTCGAGGCCATCCAGGACCTGATCCGCAGCAGGTACCGCGAGCAGAAGTACCCTGTGGAAGTCCGCTGGGTGAAAGCCGACGACGCCTACATGTCCCAGTTCCAAGGCCGTGACAGCACTGTCATCACGCTGACCACCCAGCCGGGAACCGACTACTGGCAGTTCTTCCGGGATGCCGACGCTGTCCTGCAGGAATTCGAGCCGCGGGCCCACTGGGGGAAGATCCACTTCATGACACGGACCCGCCTTGAGCGCCTTTACCCGGAACTGGACACCTTTATGCAGGTCCGCCGCGAATTTGATCCCCGCGGAATGTTCCTCAACGACCACACGCGGGCCCTCGTAGGCTAA